Proteins encoded together in one Mastomys coucha isolate ucsf_1 unplaced genomic scaffold, UCSF_Mcou_1 pScaffold16, whole genome shotgun sequence window:
- the LOC116094044 gene encoding vomeronasal type-2 receptor 1 has protein sequence MASRHICLALGFLGFLWAELGAQNKTEEPQCRLMAKFNLSGYVDAKNHSVVIGGLFPIHSRIIPVDEAILEPVSPMCEGFNFRGFRWMKTMIHTIKEINERKDILPNHTLGYQIFDSCYTISKAMESSLVFLTGQEEFKPNFRNSTGSTLAALVGAGGSSLSVAASRILGLYYMPQVGYTSSCSILSDKFQFPSYLRVVPSDKIQSEAMVNLIIHFGWVWVGTIAADDDYGKYGVKAFKEKMENANLCVAFSETIPKVYSNEKMQKAVDAVKSSTAKVIVLYTSDIDLSPFVLEMIHHNITDRTWIASEAWITSALIAKPEYFPYFGGSIGFAMPRTIIPGLEEFLYDVHPSKDPNDVLTIEFWQTAFNCTWPNSSVPYNVDHRVNMTGKEDRLYDMSDQLCTGEEKLEDLKNTYLDITQLRITNNVKQAVYAIAHGLDLLSRCQEGQGPFGENKECAYIPTFDFWQLMYYMKEIKFKSHEEKWVVLDDNGDLKHGHYDILNWQLDDKGEISFVTVGRFNYRTEKFELIIPTNSTIFWNTESSRRPDSFCTQVCPPGTRKGIRQGQPICCFDCIPCADGYVSEKPGQRECDACSEDDWSNAEKSKCVPKLVEFLAYEEALGFTLVILSIFGALVVLAVTVVYVIHRHTPLVKANGRELSFLIQISLVITVLSSMLFIGKPCNWTCMARQITLALGFCLCLSSILGKTISLFFAYRISISKTQLISLRPIYRKLIVLICVVGEIGVCAAYLVLEPPRMFKNIETQNVKIIFECNEGSIEFLCSIFGFDVFLALLCFLTTFVARKLPDNYYEGKCITFGMLVFFIVWISFVPAYLSTKGKFKVAVEIFAILASSYGLLGCLFLPKCFIILLRPKRNTDETVGGRVPTVDRSIQLTSASVSSELNSTTVSTVLDE, from the exons ATGGCCAGCAGACACATATGCTTAGCTCTAGGATTTCTTGGATTTTTGTGGGCTGAATTGGgtgctcaaaacaaaacagaggaacCACAATGCAGACTGATGGCCAAGTTTAATTTGTCTGGATATGTAGATGCCAAAAATCATTCAGTTGTTATTGGAGGACTGTTTCCTATCCACTCCAGAATCATCCCAGTAGATGAAGCTATTTTGGAGCCAGTATCACCCATGTGTGAAGG GTTTAACTTCCGGGGTTTCCGATGGATGAAAACCATGATCCACACCATTAAAGAGATTAATGAAAGGAAGGACATTTTGCCGAATCATACTCTGGGATATCAGATCTTTGATTCCTGCTATACCATTTCCAAAGCAATGGAGTCATCCTTGGTGTTTCTTACAGGGCAGGAAGAATTCAAACCCAATTTTAGAAATAGCACTGGATCAACTCTGGCAGCACTGGTTGGAGCAGGGGGATCATCCTTGTCAGTTGCTGCTTCCCGAATTCTAGGGTTGTATTATATGCCTCAG gtGGGCTATACTTCTTCCTGCTCAATTCTTAGTGACAAATTCCAGTTTCCATCTTATCTTCGTGTAGTACCCAGTGATAAGATCCAGTCTGAGGCGATGGTGAATCTTATCATACACTTTGGTTGGGTCTGGGTAGGTACTATTGCAGCTGATGATGATTATGGAAAATATGGAGTAAAAGCTTTTAAGGAAAAAATGGAGAATGCCAACCTCTGTGTTGCTTTCTCTGAAACCATTCCCAAAGTCTACTCCaatgagaaaatgcaaaaagctgttgATGCAGTAAAGAGTTCCACTGCCAAAGTCATTGTGCTTTATACTTCTGACATTGACCTCAGCCCATTTGTGCTGGAAATGATTCATCATAATATAACTGACAGGACTTGGATTGCCAGCGAAGCCTGGATTACCTCAGCTCTCATTGCAAAGCCTGAGTATTTTCCCTATTTTGGTGGAAGTATTGGATTTGCAATGCCCAGAACTATTATACCAGGACTAGAAGAATTTCTTTATGATGTACACCCTAGCAAGGATCCAAATGATGTCTTGACCATTGAATTCTGGCAAACTGCTTTTAACTGTACCTGGCCCAACAGCAGTGTGCCTTACAATGTGGACCACCGAGTGAATATGACTGGTAAAGAAGACAGATTGTATGACATGTCTGATCAGCTCTGCACTGGAGAGGAGAAGCTAGAAGATCTGAAAAATACCTATCTGGATATAACTCAGCTAAGAATCACGAACAATGTCAAACAAGCTGTGTATGCTATAGCTCATGGCCTGGATCTTCTCAGCAGATGTCAAGAAGGACAGGGACCATTTGGTGAAAATAAAGAATGTGCATATATACCTACCTTTGACTTCTGGCAG CTAATGTACTATATgaaggaaattaaatttaaatcacATGAGGAAAAATGGGTAGTTCTGGATGATAATGGAGATTTGAAACATGGACACTATGATATCCTAAACTGGCAATTGGATGATAAGGGGGAAATTTCCTTTGTGACAGTTGGCAGATTTAACTACAGAACTGAAAAGTTTGAGCTCATTATTCCAACAAATTCTACAATATTTTGGAACACTGAGTCATCAAGG CGTCCAGATTCATTCTGCACACAAGTATGTCCACCAGGGACCCGGAAGGGGATTCGCCAGGGGCAACCCATATGCTGCTTTGATTGCATCCCATGTGCTGATGGATATGTATCAGAGAAACCAG gCCAAAGGGAATGTGATGCATGCAGTGAAGACGACTGGTCCAATGCAGAGAAGAGCAAGTGTGTTCCAAAGCTTGTTGAATTCCTAGCTTATGAGGAGGCTCTGGGCTTCACCCTTGTCATCTTGTCCATTTTTGGGGCACTTGTGGTCTTAGCAGTAACTGTTGTGTATGTAATCCACAGACACACTCCATTGGTAAAAGCCAATGGCCGGGAGCTGAGCTTCCTCATTCAGATTTCTCTGGTTATCACGGTACTGTCATCCATGCTGTTCATAGGCAAGCCATGTAACTGGACCTGCATGGCCCGCCAGATCACTCTGGCACTGGGCTTTTGCCTTTGTCTGTCTTCCATTCTTGGAAAGACTATTTCACTCTTTTTTGCATACAGGATTTCCATATCTAAAACGCAGCTTATATCTTTGCGTCCCATTTATCGAAAACTCATTGTCCTGATCTGTGTTGTAGGAGAGATTGGAGTATGTGCAGCTTACTTAGTATTGGAGCCTCCAAGGATGTTTAAGAACATTGAAACTCAAAATGTAAAGATTATCTTTGAATGCAATGAAGGTTCTATAGAGTTCCTGTGTTCCATATTTGGGTTTGATGTTTTTCTGGCTCTGCTGTGTTTCCTTACAACCTTTGTGGCTCGCAAGCTGCCAGATAACTACTATGAAGGGAAATGCATCACTTTTGGGATGCTGGTCTTTTTCATTGTCTGGATCTCTTTTGTCCCTGCTTATTTGAGCACCAAAGGCAAATTCAAAGTGGCTGTGGAAATATTTGCCATTTTGGCATCCAGCTATGGCTTGTTAGGATGTCTATTTCTTCCCAAGTGCTTCATTATCTTGCTGAGGCCAAAGAGGAACACTGATGAAACTGTTGGTGGAAGAGTCCCCACTGTTGACAGGAGCATCCAGCTGACCTCAGCTTCTGTGAGCAGTGAGCTTAACAGCACCACAGTGTCCACTGTTCTGGATGAGTAG